One window from the genome of Saprospiraceae bacterium encodes:
- a CDS encoding PorP/SprF family type IX secretion system membrane protein — protein sequence MKKYNILSLVIMILAFGSLNAQDYAKALKTQAVYNHYYANLFLVNPANTGFNGTSNLLFNFRNQWAGFDGAPKGLTLGIDASPANNMGLGAMIYSENYGVANRFQGQINYAYNFRPSDNMRMSFGLSGAYIQYNLDNEAITDPLHESPDPYINSAVNGEKYFGADFGFYAEIQDKFRIGISIPHLVETRLDNSNKTTTGPKEDKPVSFTGFLGAIWRLPEYRMVIEPSIGLRKISDVPFGTDLNVLAKMLDDRLFAGFTYSYNPSWHRISLLGGVKIDRFSFMYSYDQSYLEFQNFNNGSHELTLAFELYRAKPKAPKMDEGMSKSEPEAVPTMEEKK from the coding sequence ATGAAAAAATATAATATATTAAGTCTTGTAATTATGATTCTTGCATTTGGTAGTCTGAATGCTCAGGATTATGCAAAAGCCTTGAAAACGCAAGCGGTTTATAACCATTATTATGCAAATCTTTTTTTGGTTAATCCGGCAAATACAGGGTTTAATGGTACGTCCAACTTGCTTTTTAATTTTAGAAATCAATGGGCTGGTTTTGATGGTGCACCTAAAGGCCTAACCTTAGGAATAGATGCCAGTCCGGCGAACAATATGGGACTTGGAGCCATGATTTATTCTGAAAATTATGGAGTTGCCAATCGATTTCAAGGTCAGATAAATTACGCTTACAATTTTCGCCCTAGCGATAATATGCGGATGTCTTTCGGACTTTCCGGGGCATATATCCAATATAACCTAGATAATGAGGCGATTACAGATCCTTTGCATGAAAGTCCGGATCCATATATCAACAGTGCCGTCAATGGCGAGAAGTATTTTGGTGCAGATTTTGGATTCTATGCTGAAATCCAGGATAAATTCCGCATCGGAATCAGCATTCCTCACTTGGTGGAAACGCGATTGGACAATTCTAATAAAACAACCACAGGTCCAAAAGAGGATAAACCGGTGAGTTTTACTGGTTTCTTAGGTGCAATTTGGAGATTGCCTGAATATCGTATGGTTATTGAGCCATCAATAGGATTGCGGAAAATTTCGGATGTACCCTTTGGTACGGATTTAAATGTATTAGCTAAAATGCTGGACGACAGATTGTTCGCTGGTTTTACCTATAGTTATAATCCATCCTGGCATCGGATTTCACTCCTTGGTGGGGTAAAAATCGACCGGTTTAGTTTCATGTACTCCTACGATCAGTCCTATTTGGAATTTCAAAACTTTAATAATGGGTCTCATGAACTTACACTTGCCTTCGAATTGTACAGGGCCAAGCCTAAAGCTCCCAAAATGGATGAAGGTATGAGTAAATCAGAACCAGAAGCAGTTCCAACAATGGAAGAAAAGAAGTAA
- a CDS encoding HYR domain-containing protein — MKKEIFTNYLKNGSHDFIRILMVSVMMLLAFVQFSYGQCPLACDNLVQVSLDERCKAVITPDMILEDMGPSPCIYTVVVFGTNGLPLPNATVTSAHIGKTLTVAVYLDNNSCWGSIYVEDKLPPTIICPPDDTVFCNQTKYVLLQPTVFDSCSGVTKHLVSDVITKYPCDSALAGKRTITYYYTDASGNHSDTCNQCVYFRKVDPLVDLVWPRDTIFGKDTILCLNDIPLPDITGVPKVAGEPLYPDWSVCKIGVTYEDQLIPVCPYTFKVLRKWTYIDWCRPSGQNVYTHYQIIKVLDERGPVVSCGLNVTISTDIWTCTGTVVLPIPTVIKECSKTTVQVGYKLVRNGDTATLDGTSTNGVTNLGNGFYSVTGLPLGLSWVIFRTTDECGNYTDCATEVLVEDKVPPTPVCDQKTVVTLTIDGTAKVAAETFDDRSHDNCGIDRFDVKRMDDGVPCGTKNGDQFGPYVYFCCADIGKTLTVILRVWDIHGNYNTCMVEIEVQDKLPPVIVCPPHITVSCEFDYTSLDAFGTVRDNVANRKPITINDKYKKFSGPAIDGYAYDGCGVTITEAVTNNTKCGKGIIQRRFTATDPGGLSSFCDQFITIVDSTADNVKVEWPVDYYSSTICMDKPHLTPDITGKPKITGADKCANIIQTYDDLVFTLDPDACIKILRKWIVIDWCVFDPNLKNSPGYWSWTQVIKVINTVAPTFLSNCNNRTVDVFGPGCAGQISLIASAKDDCTDSTLLAWTYQIDLYNDGSTDINESGKDASGNYPIGTHKVTFRVRDACNNEAVCTFLLTVRDGKKPTPYCLGHIVTTVMPSTQSITIWAKDFNLNSEDNCTKKENLKYYFLLNGRFDSSMVFNCSNIGKNILRVYVVDEAGNSDYCEATLEIQDPTHACPTGLTIHGNIQTITNKPVKDAYVSWERSNPAGSNSTYTNDNGEFSFPSLTSGMSYTIKSEKNFGFINGVSTLDIVLIQRHILGTQSFDSPFKYLAADVNASCTITAADISEIRRLILGKINAYAQTPSWKFVPQSSLLLANTPCGFEHILEFNLINRNHMDADFYGIKMGDINIDVDAGNAINATTRSDKKIQLFVQDVETTTEGINKVAVYASEVIGFEGMQASFAFDADYMQIENLEAGQLNVNADFYSIRGNKCFVSLSGQSGITIDPTQPLFYMNVRAKQNARLIDHIRLNDDLLKAEWYDEGLNIYSLQFNAKNPNAKPGELTTVLYQNKPNPFNESTLIGFELASKQEVEFIFYETNGKVIYRKTGTYNKGYHEFEIKKSELNTFGVFFMQMNTNDFTDTKRVILIR, encoded by the coding sequence ATGAAAAAGGAAATTTTTACAAATTATTTAAAAAACGGAAGTCACGACTTCATACGGATCCTGATGGTTTCCGTTATGATGTTGTTGGCATTCGTTCAATTCAGCTATGGGCAATGTCCTCTGGCCTGCGACAATTTAGTCCAGGTTTCTTTGGATGAAAGATGTAAGGCTGTAATTACACCAGACATGATCCTGGAAGATATGGGTCCGTCTCCTTGTATTTACACTGTGGTTGTATTTGGAACGAACGGACTTCCATTACCGAATGCTACTGTAACCAGTGCACATATTGGTAAAACACTTACTGTCGCAGTTTACCTGGACAATAATTCTTGTTGGGGATCTATCTATGTTGAAGATAAATTACCTCCTACAATTATTTGTCCTCCTGACGATACTGTATTTTGTAATCAGACAAAATATGTTTTATTGCAACCAACAGTTTTTGATAGTTGCTCAGGAGTTACCAAACATTTGGTTTCTGATGTCATTACAAAATATCCTTGTGATTCTGCATTGGCTGGAAAACGAACTATTACGTATTATTACACGGATGCAAGTGGAAATCATTCCGATACATGCAATCAATGTGTGTATTTTAGAAAAGTGGATCCACTTGTTGACTTAGTGTGGCCAAGAGATACCATTTTTGGAAAAGACACCATTCTTTGTTTGAATGACATTCCATTACCGGATATAACAGGTGTACCTAAAGTTGCAGGCGAACCCTTGTATCCAGATTGGTCTGTTTGTAAAATTGGTGTAACATACGAAGATCAATTAATCCCGGTCTGTCCTTATACCTTTAAAGTATTGCGTAAATGGACCTACATCGATTGGTGTAGACCTTCCGGTCAAAATGTATATACACATTATCAAATAATCAAAGTACTTGATGAAAGAGGCCCAGTAGTTTCTTGTGGTCTGAATGTAACTATAAGTACGGATATTTGGACTTGTACTGGTACGGTTGTATTGCCAATTCCAACCGTTATTAAAGAGTGTTCCAAAACTACCGTACAAGTTGGTTATAAATTAGTTAGAAATGGAGATACAGCCACTTTGGATGGAACTTCAACAAATGGGGTTACTAATTTGGGAAATGGTTTTTACAGTGTTACCGGCTTGCCTCTTGGATTAAGCTGGGTTATATTTAGAACTACCGATGAATGTGGTAATTATACAGATTGTGCTACTGAAGTTTTAGTAGAAGACAAAGTTCCACCAACTCCGGTTTGTGATCAAAAGACTGTAGTTACCTTGACTATTGATGGTACAGCTAAAGTTGCTGCTGAAACGTTTGACGATCGTTCGCATGACAATTGCGGTATTGATCGTTTTGATGTGAAACGGATGGACGATGGAGTTCCTTGTGGTACTAAAAATGGCGATCAATTTGGTCCTTATGTATATTTCTGTTGTGCGGATATTGGAAAGACATTAACAGTAATCCTAAGAGTATGGGATATCCATGGAAATTACAATACCTGTATGGTAGAAATCGAAGTTCAGGATAAATTACCTCCTGTGATTGTATGTCCTCCTCATATTACCGTTTCTTGTGAATTTGACTATACTTCATTGGATGCATTCGGCACCGTTCGTGACAATGTCGCAAATCGAAAACCGATTACTATAAATGACAAGTATAAAAAATTCAGCGGTCCAGCAATTGATGGATATGCATACGATGGATGTGGTGTAACGATAACGGAAGCAGTTACGAACAACACAAAATGTGGAAAAGGAATTATCCAAAGAAGATTTACAGCAACCGATCCTGGTGGTTTGAGTTCATTTTGTGACCAATTTATCACGATTGTGGATTCAACAGCTGATAATGTAAAAGTTGAATGGCCGGTAGATTATTACAGTTCTACGATCTGTATGGACAAACCGCATCTGACACCGGATATTACGGGTAAACCTAAAATTACTGGTGCAGATAAATGTGCAAACATTATTCAAACCTATGATGATCTGGTATTTACATTAGATCCAGATGCATGCATTAAAATATTAAGAAAATGGATCGTAATTGATTGGTGTGTATTTGATCCGAATCTGAAAAATTCTCCGGGTTATTGGAGTTGGACACAAGTTATAAAAGTGATCAATACCGTAGCACCAACTTTCTTATCGAATTGTAATAACCGCACCGTGGATGTATTTGGTCCAGGTTGTGCCGGACAGATTAGTCTCATCGCATCTGCAAAAGATGATTGTACGGATTCTACATTACTAGCTTGGACCTATCAAATTGACTTATACAATGATGGTTCGACAGATATCAATGAATCAGGAAAAGATGCATCTGGAAATTACCCAATTGGAACGCATAAGGTAACTTTTAGAGTACGAGATGCTTGCAATAATGAAGCCGTATGTACATTCCTATTGACAGTACGTGATGGCAAAAAACCAACACCGTATTGTCTCGGACATATTGTTACAACCGTGATGCCAAGCACACAAAGCATAACAATTTGGGCAAAAGATTTTAATTTGAATAGTGAAGACAATTGTACAAAGAAGGAAAATTTAAAATATTACTTTTTATTGAATGGACGCTTTGACAGTTCAATGGTTTTTAATTGTTCAAATATTGGTAAAAATATTTTGAGAGTCTATGTTGTTGATGAAGCAGGTAATTCAGATTACTGTGAAGCCACTCTTGAAATTCAAGATCCAACGCATGCATGCCCTACGGGTTTAACTATCCATGGGAACATTCAGACGATTACCAATAAACCGGTAAAGGATGCTTATGTATCTTGGGAACGTTCAAATCCTGCGGGTAGCAATTCTACTTATACAAATGACAATGGTGAATTTAGTTTCCCAAGTTTGACATCTGGAATGAGTTATACGATTAAATCCGAAAAGAATTTTGGCTTTATTAATGGAGTTAGTACGCTTGACATCGTGTTGATCCAAAGACACATTCTTGGAACGCAATCATTTGATTCACCTTTTAAATATCTGGCCGCAGATGTCAATGCAAGTTGTACCATCACAGCCGCTGATATTTCGGAAATCAGAAGATTGATTTTAGGAAAGATCAATGCATATGCGCAAACACCTTCCTGGAAATTTGTACCACAGAGCAGTTTATTGCTAGCAAATACTCCTTGTGGTTTTGAACATATCCTTGAATTTAATCTGATCAACCGGAATCATATGGATGCTGATTTTTATGGTATAAAAATGGGTGATATCAACATCGATGTAGATGCTGGAAATGCAATTAATGCAACAACTCGTAGCGATAAAAAAATTCAGTTATTTGTTCAGGATGTTGAAACGACTACTGAAGGAATCAATAAAGTTGCAGTTTATGCGTCTGAAGTAATTGGATTTGAAGGGATGCAAGCGTCTTTTGCTTTTGATGCAGATTATATGCAAATTGAAAATCTGGAAGCAGGACAATTAAATGTGAATGCTGATTTCTATTCAATCCGAGGCAACAAATGCTTTGTTTCATTAAGTGGACAAAGTGGTATAACCATCGATCCTACCCAGCCTTTATTTTATATGAATGTACGGGCAAAACAAAATGCACGTTTAATTGATCACATTCGATTGAATGACGATTTATTAAAAGCAGAATGGTATGATGAAGGATTAAATATATACAGTTTGCAGTTTAATGCTAAAAATCCAAATGCAAAGCCAGGTGAACTTACAACGGTGCTTTACCAAAACAAACCAAACCCATTCAACGAATCAACCCTGATTGGATTTGAGTTGGCAAGCAAACAAGAAGTAGAATTCATATTTTATGAAACCAATGGAAAAGTAATTTATCGTAAAACTGGTACATACAACAAAGGTTATCATGAATTTGAAATTAAAAAATCAGAATTAAATACATTCGGTGTTTTCTTTATGCAGATGAATACCAATGATTTTACAGATACAAAACGAGTAATTCTTATCCGTTGA
- a CDS encoding gliding motility-associated C-terminal domain-containing protein yields the protein MKKYIISSFIFCTVLLAQAQVNFQIASVSGNKNDTVSVAVTTTGFNNVVATQYSLNYDSLVLAFVDITKTANYDVNFASHVGSASVKNGQLGFTWDAPGGVGKSLANGTLLFTIKFKLIGKECDSSFIKLANKPTSIEVLDGNFNNLTLTAPDGKVKINGAGCQGGGPPPDTSGLQIIASTETTPQGIVKCIKVTAKNFKNIQTAQFTMHWDKAIATFDTLNSGAMTLSWGQNYAALPDRSGVGINWDAGANPVTFADGVTLFEVCLKPVGAPGTSTNITFDGTPVLVEVTDGNGNVVPPKFTTGKLSITSPPAANINLYVRDTTVEEGGEFCIPIRVDGFKCVQSFQFSIKFDNTKLKFNKISGIGTAPLSLGGNNFNIVKDSIRVTWDAQSGPVDLPNGGILFSVCFESIAATHPFDTKLLFTDLLGSPLEFSDCNSNNFGVTKGEPDWTVAGRTVVTHVTIVGGGSTVPVKCFDDCNGSVTGLSLKDGKGPFEYEWRLQPSGVVVSTILTPTDLCAGKYKLFVIDRGDNNYTTSTPEYEITSPEILACSATITHVSSTSSGKIDITISGGTPQYSVMWFNQSGTKISSNEDISNRSAGTYTVMITDSKGCVKNDTFVINPAPLFLDRFTLLDSNKCFGDCRGKVTVSIGGGKIPYTYLWSNGDKTATADSICKGDVTVTITDASGATLVETYKTINEPDKIDITLDSIRKSNGTNGGIFVTIKGGTLPYKTYQWKNSAGDVVSNVEDLINVPSDTFTLCVTDKNDCVQCVKYFVSAENSTPPTITVDLKIEAKANGQAISCKGRCDGKLVVTVTHSDPRPHTYRYKWSHDANLNSNVATGLCPGSYSVTVTDEAGNSKVSNNITVQDAPSISLTAKRISCASTNTASDGVYEAIVTGASQPISYSWCSGSTLVRANDLSAGECTLTITDVNNCTATETFTVCVGNEPEDCYKGRLAISPNGDGYNEVLEITCASLNNNVLTIFDRWGNQVYTKINYVNDWNGKDEEGDDLTEGTYMWVLKVKEPGKNDAYFKGTVTIVR from the coding sequence ATGAAAAAATACATAATTTCTTCTTTCATCTTCTGTACGGTGCTACTCGCGCAAGCACAGGTGAATTTTCAAATTGCCAGTGTTTCAGGTAATAAAAATGACACCGTATCCGTAGCGGTTACTACTACAGGTTTCAATAATGTAGTGGCTACGCAGTATTCCTTGAATTATGATTCGCTGGTACTGGCTTTTGTCGATATTACGAAAACAGCCAATTATGACGTGAATTTTGCTTCTCATGTAGGAAGTGCTTCCGTTAAGAATGGTCAATTGGGCTTTACCTGGGATGCCCCGGGCGGGGTTGGTAAATCCCTGGCAAATGGAACCTTGCTCTTTACTATTAAATTTAAATTGATTGGCAAAGAATGTGATTCATCCTTTATAAAATTAGCAAATAAGCCTACTTCAATTGAAGTATTGGATGGAAATTTTAACAATCTCACCTTGACGGCTCCTGATGGAAAAGTAAAAATTAATGGAGCGGGTTGTCAGGGGGGTGGTCCACCGCCAGATACATCTGGATTGCAAATCATCGCTTCTACAGAAACGACCCCTCAGGGGATTGTAAAGTGCATAAAAGTGACAGCTAAAAATTTTAAAAATATACAAACTGCCCAATTCACAATGCATTGGGACAAAGCTATTGCAACCTTTGATACCTTAAATTCAGGGGCAATGACCCTCTCATGGGGTCAGAATTATGCAGCCTTACCCGATCGCTCGGGTGTAGGAATCAATTGGGATGCAGGAGCCAATCCGGTGACGTTTGCCGATGGAGTGACCCTGTTTGAAGTTTGTCTTAAGCCAGTAGGGGCTCCGGGAACCAGTACCAATATTACTTTTGATGGAACACCGGTTCTCGTCGAAGTTACTGACGGTAATGGGAATGTGGTTCCACCAAAATTTACTACCGGTAAACTCAGCATCACCAGTCCTCCAGCTGCAAATATTAATTTATATGTACGAGATACCACGGTAGAAGAAGGTGGAGAATTCTGCATTCCAATTCGCGTAGATGGATTTAAATGTGTTCAAAGTTTTCAGTTCAGTATAAAGTTTGATAATACCAAATTGAAATTCAACAAGATTTCTGGAATTGGAACAGCCCCATTAAGCTTGGGAGGAAACAATTTTAATATTGTTAAAGATTCAATTCGGGTTACCTGGGATGCACAGTCGGGACCTGTTGACCTTCCAAATGGTGGCATATTATTTTCTGTTTGCTTTGAATCAATTGCCGCAACGCACCCTTTTGATACAAAACTACTTTTTACAGATCTTTTAGGGAGTCCACTTGAATTTTCAGACTGCAATAGCAATAATTTTGGAGTTACAAAAGGCGAACCGGATTGGACAGTTGCTGGTAGAACGGTTGTGACTCACGTAACCATAGTCGGTGGAGGATCTACAGTTCCAGTAAAATGTTTTGACGATTGTAATGGTTCAGTTACCGGACTTTCTTTAAAAGATGGTAAAGGACCTTTTGAATATGAATGGAGACTGCAACCTTCCGGAGTAGTTGTTTCAACCATATTAACTCCTACTGACCTGTGTGCAGGAAAATATAAACTTTTTGTAATTGATAGAGGGGATAACAACTACACCACTTCTACACCTGAATATGAGATTACAAGTCCGGAAATATTAGCATGTTCGGCAACAATCACCCACGTTTCAAGCACAAGCAGTGGTAAAATTGACATCACTATTAGTGGAGGAACGCCTCAATACTCCGTCATGTGGTTTAATCAATCCGGAACCAAAATTTCCTCCAATGAGGATATTTCAAACCGATCTGCAGGAACCTACACGGTGATGATTACAGATTCTAAAGGTTGCGTGAAGAATGACACGTTTGTTATTAATCCGGCACCCTTGTTTCTTGATCGGTTTACACTTTTAGATTCCAATAAATGTTTTGGGGATTGCCGCGGAAAAGTTACTGTATCCATTGGTGGTGGTAAAATTCCTTACACCTATTTATGGAGTAATGGCGACAAAACAGCAACAGCAGATTCAATTTGCAAAGGCGACGTTACAGTAACGATTACGGATGCTTCAGGAGCAACCCTCGTAGAAACCTATAAAACAATTAATGAGCCAGATAAAATAGATATTACTTTAGATAGTATTAGAAAATCCAATGGCACCAATGGAGGTATTTTTGTAACAATTAAAGGAGGAACACTTCCTTATAAAACCTATCAATGGAAAAATTCTGCAGGTGATGTTGTGAGTAATGTTGAGGATTTGATAAACGTGCCTTCAGACACGTTCACACTTTGTGTCACTGACAAAAACGACTGTGTTCAATGTGTCAAATACTTTGTCAGTGCAGAAAACTCAACACCACCCACCATTACAGTCGATCTAAAAATTGAAGCCAAAGCAAATGGTCAAGCCATCAGTTGTAAAGGACGATGCGATGGAAAATTAGTAGTAACCGTTACCCATTCAGATCCAAGGCCTCATACCTATCGCTATAAATGGTCACATGATGCAAATTTAAATTCTAATGTAGCAACTGGACTTTGTCCTGGATCCTATTCAGTTACAGTAACCGATGAGGCAGGCAATTCAAAAGTTTCAAATAATATAACTGTACAAGATGCACCTTCCATCAGTCTGACTGCAAAACGCATCAGTTGTGCCTCCACCAATACAGCGTCTGATGGAGTCTATGAAGCCATTGTAACAGGTGCTTCACAACCTATATCGTATTCATGGTGTAGCGGTAGCACTTTAGTTAGAGCAAATGATTTATCCGCTGGGGAATGTACGCTTACAATTACGGATGTAAATAATTGTACAGCAACTGAAACCTTTACTGTCTGCGTTGGAAATGAACCTGAAGATTGTTATAAAGGCCGTTTGGCGATTTCACCCAATGGGGATGGATACAATGAAGTGCTTGAAATTACCTGTGCAAGTTTGAATAATAATGTTTTAACCATCTTTGATCGTTGGGGCAATCAGGTTTACACAAAAATTAATTATGTAAATGATTGGAATGGAAAAGACGAAGAAGGAGACGATTTGACAGAAGGAACCTATATGTGGGTACTAAAAGTCAAAGAACCGGGTAAAAATGATGCTTATTTTAAAGGCACCGTAACCATCGTACGTTAA